A genomic window from Brevibacillus agri includes:
- the dptG gene encoding DNA phosphorothioation-dependent restriction protein DptG — protein MYVCQLLAKFDAFEKANYQTASPFYFALEWESMSKRRKAAEDFNSFRWIKENASDLFVHVHTMSQLSHIADGQNKNLRFHTYHDLLVLLKKQGEESEQQYLSELKQWIEKYRDLFSKKVTPKEEPATLSEAIKTLFNSLKEGMNSDTCEKYGKNIEDLGGHTFLKVRGNLGTVFNMNHDLLLLLTAVCVKDKRIPLNKLFDEMAARGVAFDRHSKKAIIELFDTLNILDKKSDSGDAQYVKPIL, from the coding sequence ATGTATGTTTGCCAGTTACTAGCGAAATTCGATGCGTTTGAAAAAGCAAATTATCAAACAGCGTCTCCATTTTACTTTGCTCTTGAATGGGAATCGATGAGCAAAAGAAGAAAAGCAGCGGAAGACTTTAATTCGTTTCGATGGATCAAAGAAAATGCAAGTGACCTATTTGTCCATGTCCATACCATGTCGCAATTAAGCCATATTGCTGATGGACAAAACAAAAACCTTAGATTTCATACCTACCACGATTTATTGGTGTTATTAAAAAAGCAGGGCGAAGAAAGCGAACAACAGTATCTGAGTGAATTAAAGCAGTGGATTGAGAAATATCGAGATCTATTTTCGAAAAAAGTTACTCCAAAAGAGGAACCCGCTACTTTGTCTGAAGCCATTAAAACGTTATTTAATAGCCTAAAAGAGGGGATGAACTCAGATACATGCGAAAAGTATGGGAAAAACATTGAGGATTTGGGCGGACATACTTTTCTGAAAGTACGTGGGAATTTGGGAACGGTTTTCAATATGAATCACGATCTACTTCTCTTGCTTACAGCAGTCTGTGTAAAAGATAAAAGAATCCCATTAAATAAGCTATTTGATGAAATGGCTGCACGGGGTGTTGCTTTCGACCGCCATTCTAAAAAAGCGATTATTGAACTATTTGACACGTTAAACATCTTGGATAAAAAAAGTGATAGTGGTGATGCACAGTATGTCAAACCAATTCTATGA
- a CDS encoding AraC family transcriptional regulator — MAELFQQVPHFIQIMQFIQENYAEAITLESLAEMFSYSAYHLSATFKQSTGYSPIDYLIRIRLEKAASLLTETVASLREISASVGYKDVYYFSRLFKKKLGVSPAEYRRRGAQRSEVADSPVNVPTYSIVERMLNRCIDSDNYYQ, encoded by the coding sequence ATGGCTGAACTGTTCCAGCAAGTGCCGCATTTCATCCAGATCATGCAGTTCATTCAGGAAAATTACGCAGAGGCGATCACGCTGGAGTCTTTGGCTGAAATGTTCAGCTACAGCGCCTACCATTTGTCAGCGACGTTCAAGCAGAGTACAGGCTACAGCCCGATTGACTACTTGATCCGCATCCGCCTGGAAAAAGCGGCGAGCCTTTTGACAGAAACCGTTGCTTCGCTGCGGGAAATCTCCGCCAGTGTCGGGTACAAGGATGTGTACTATTTCAGTCGGCTGTTCAAGAAAAAGCTGGGGGTGTCGCCAGCCGAATATCGGAGAAGAGGCGCGCAGAGGAGTGAAGTTGCAGATAGTCCTGTAAATGTCCCTACATATTCTATTGTGGAACGGATGCTGAATCGGTGTATTGATAGTGATAATTATTATCAATAA
- the dptF gene encoding DNA phosphorothioation-dependent restriction protein DptF, with protein sequence MPDQYFLSFIEHISDVAAHTAKKMEELIYEDPSSAIIKARLFAEEIVNEVFKQENLDVPYASTFYDKISFLSKEGFIRREIQSAFDTIRITGNKAAHNGAFNDITETFKLHKTMYNIAVWFYEVYSKEQLRIPLYEHPKPAKSALIDIDEIKKQIMNDLVNREELAKGKSNEGQAVTNNLLELPQDLAPGESYLARQLRRLQDSSKEAIENANTFSDFKKYLHVERKIQLDFEWILQKNKGLSKPNLILLCGSVGDGKSHLLAYLKEHKPELLEGYQIFNDATESFSPSKNAMETLAEVLHDFSDQGIGQTPKKVILAINMGVLHNFITTEHQNVTFEAFRKFIDDSELFSQNVTISFSSEYFDLISFGDYHEYELTNEGATSQFYLSLLKKIFGKTEDNPFYLSYTKDLARNNRTMAHDNYEFMQAEFVQEQIVNLIIQAIVKAKNVISTRAFLNFIADIVMPDQNSKSAELTDMERIQCSVPSLLFTKKERSPILKSIFDLDPIHIRSQYIDNIIIYLNTTNEGFRNIDEYVSSPKGKEWIAPFLQEDRLSDYTVTQLSMSIIRLAFLTNPVFASYLEDDSYTTFMKHLYGFNTGNKSSIREVYDNVKEAVFKWRGSPKRDYVYLNKPNETYRLAQKLNIRPVIDHLKPIQKDILQSFKSTLLVCYTKGDGESKAYLDIDYPLYQLLERVRQGYCPNKKDEEDATKFVEFIDKMMHFGDKNNELLIHFPSDARFYHLRRDDFASFVFERENS encoded by the coding sequence ATGCCTGACCAATATTTTTTAAGCTTTATTGAGCATATCAGTGATGTGGCAGCGCATACTGCAAAGAAAATGGAAGAGCTGATCTATGAAGACCCGAGTAGTGCAATCATAAAAGCAAGGCTTTTTGCAGAAGAGATCGTAAATGAGGTTTTCAAACAAGAAAACTTAGATGTACCATATGCTTCCACCTTTTATGACAAAATTTCCTTTCTGTCAAAGGAGGGTTTTATTAGACGGGAGATTCAATCGGCGTTTGATACCATACGAATCACTGGTAATAAAGCAGCTCACAATGGAGCCTTCAATGATATAACAGAAACATTTAAACTGCATAAAACGATGTACAACATCGCTGTTTGGTTTTATGAAGTTTACTCGAAGGAACAACTACGTATTCCTTTGTACGAACACCCGAAACCCGCTAAAAGTGCCCTCATTGACATCGATGAAATTAAAAAACAGATCATGAATGATTTAGTAAATAGAGAAGAGTTAGCAAAAGGGAAATCGAATGAAGGTCAAGCTGTTACAAACAACCTATTAGAGCTTCCACAGGACCTCGCTCCTGGCGAAAGTTATTTAGCAAGACAGCTCAGGAGACTGCAAGATTCTTCGAAAGAAGCGATCGAAAATGCGAATACATTTAGTGATTTTAAAAAGTATTTGCACGTAGAAAGAAAAATTCAGCTGGATTTTGAGTGGATATTACAAAAAAACAAAGGGCTTTCAAAACCGAATTTAATCTTACTCTGCGGAAGTGTAGGGGACGGAAAATCGCATTTACTTGCATATTTAAAAGAGCACAAACCTGAATTGTTAGAGGGTTATCAAATTTTTAATGATGCAACGGAGAGTTTTTCTCCAAGTAAAAATGCAATGGAGACATTGGCAGAAGTCCTCCATGACTTCTCAGATCAGGGAATCGGACAAACCCCCAAAAAAGTCATTCTCGCGATTAACATGGGTGTCTTACATAATTTCATTACAACCGAGCATCAGAATGTCACTTTTGAAGCGTTTCGTAAGTTTATTGATGACAGCGAGCTCTTTAGCCAAAACGTAACTATCTCATTTAGTTCCGAGTATTTTGATCTCATCAGTTTTGGGGACTACCATGAATACGAACTTACGAATGAAGGGGCTACGTCCCAATTTTACTTATCCCTATTGAAAAAAATTTTTGGGAAAACGGAAGATAATCCGTTCTATCTTTCCTACACAAAGGATCTTGCACGCAACAACCGTACCATGGCGCACGATAATTACGAATTTATGCAAGCGGAGTTTGTACAAGAACAAATCGTCAATCTGATCATCCAAGCCATTGTCAAGGCGAAAAATGTAATTTCCACAAGAGCGTTCCTGAATTTTATCGCAGATATTGTAATGCCCGATCAGAATAGTAAAAGTGCTGAACTTACAGACATGGAACGGATCCAATGTTCGGTGCCTAGTCTCCTTTTTACAAAGAAGGAACGGTCTCCGATTCTAAAATCGATATTCGATTTGGATCCCATTCACATTCGGTCCCAATACATCGACAATATTATTATTTATTTAAACACGACGAATGAAGGATTTAGAAACATTGATGAATATGTATCCTCTCCAAAAGGAAAAGAATGGATCGCGCCATTTCTTCAAGAGGATAGATTATCTGATTATACGGTTACCCAATTATCGATGAGCATCATTCGGCTCGCATTTTTAACAAATCCCGTCTTCGCTAGCTATCTAGAAGATGATTCCTATACGACATTTATGAAACATTTGTATGGCTTCAATACAGGAAACAAAAGTTCCATTCGAGAGGTCTATGACAATGTAAAGGAAGCTGTTTTTAAATGGAGAGGCAGCCCAAAACGTGACTATGTTTACCTCAATAAACCAAATGAGACGTACCGATTGGCCCAAAAGCTAAATATAAGGCCTGTTATCGATCACCTGAAACCAATCCAGAAGGATATTCTCCAATCATTTAAATCAACGCTTCTGGTCTGCTATACCAAGGGTGATGGGGAGAGCAAAGCCTATTTAGATATTGACTATCCATTGTATCAACTATTGGAACGGGTGCGACAAGGGTACTGTCCAAATAAAAAGGACGAAGAAGATGCGACCAAGTTTGTTGAATTTATTGACAAAATGATGCATTTTGGTGACAAAAACAATGAATTGTTGATCCATTTCCCGTCCGATGCTCGTTTTTATCACTTACGACGAGATGATTTTGCTTCTTTTGTTTTTGAAAGGGAGAATTCATAA
- a CDS encoding ABC transporter substrate-binding protein → MLRYDEHESGDSSPAAGRRKYSSKSRDDYVQTTSGEVEIPKNPKRVIVLADSYVGYFLALGIKPVGLSEFALNHPFYAGKVDGVENIGGYGDDSNSLEKLLELKPDVIVMLDNAKNIENIKKIAPTIAIKYGEKDLREQLRAFGKVFGKEKEAEAWIANWEGKIAKYKPAVQEIVGDKKVTILGGDMKSLGAFGDYYGRGGWQQAVAGASL, encoded by the coding sequence TTGCTCCGGTACGACGAGCACGAATCAGGGGACAGCAGTCCAGCCGCAGGGCGACGCAAATACAGTAGCAAAAGCAGAGACGATTACGTCCAGACGACAAGCGGAGAAGTGGAGATTCCGAAAAACCCGAAACGGGTCATTGTGCTGGCAGACAGCTACGTAGGCTATTTTCTTGCTTTGGGAATCAAGCCGGTAGGACTGTCGGAGTTTGCCTTGAACCATCCGTTTTATGCGGGAAAAGTGGACGGGGTTGAAAATATCGGGGGCTACGGCGACGACAGCAACTCGCTGGAAAAGCTGTTGGAGCTGAAACCCGATGTCATTGTCATGCTCGACAACGCGAAAAACATCGAGAACATCAAAAAAATCGCGCCGACCATCGCGATCAAATACGGCGAAAAGGATTTGCGCGAGCAGCTTCGGGCGTTTGGCAAAGTGTTTGGAAAGGAAAAGGAAGCAGAGGCGTGGATTGCAAACTGGGAGGGCAAAATTGCCAAATACAAGCCGGCTGTGCAAGAAATCGTGGGTGACAAGAAGGTAACGATTTTAGGGGGAGACATGAAATCGCTCGGCGCCTTTGGCGATTATTACGGGCGCGGGGGATGGCAGCAAGCCGTGGCTGGTGCCAGCTTGTGA
- a CDS encoding ECF transporter S component — protein MDSTYSSRSTSKTKMLVIHALFIAFTLAATMFINIRLPIMGNGGLIHLGNVPLFIAAFVYGRKTGAIAGAFGMGLFDLISGWTAWAPFTFVIVGAMGYVAGLIAEKMPGKRVLAYSVAIAVALLIKIVGYYFVEVILYGNWIQPFGSIPGNFLQVIVAGIIVLPLVGRLKKIVGQG, from the coding sequence ATGGATTCAACCTATTCATCCAGATCTACATCCAAAACGAAAATGCTCGTGATTCATGCTCTTTTTATCGCTTTTACCCTTGCAGCCACCATGTTCATCAACATCCGCCTCCCGATCATGGGCAACGGCGGCCTGATCCACCTCGGTAACGTGCCTCTTTTCATTGCCGCTTTCGTGTACGGCAGAAAAACAGGGGCGATTGCAGGTGCCTTCGGGATGGGCCTGTTCGACCTGATCTCCGGCTGGACCGCCTGGGCACCGTTTACGTTTGTCATCGTCGGTGCCATGGGCTATGTCGCCGGCCTGATCGCGGAAAAAATGCCTGGCAAACGCGTCCTCGCCTACTCTGTAGCGATCGCTGTCGCCCTGCTTATTAAAATCGTCGGCTACTACTTCGTGGAAGTGATCCTGTACGGCAACTGGATTCAGCCGTTTGGCTCGATTCCGGGGAACTTCCTCCAGGTTATCGTGGCCGGAATCATCGTGCTGCCGCTGGTAGGACGCCTGAAAAAAATTGTCGGACAAGGCTAA
- a CDS encoding Ig-like domain-containing protein: protein MATVDEDGTVTPKSPGTAVITVTTADGNKTASAAVIVKKKKAAFQLETSVKKILLRPNGSASFRVFAVDSEGKRKSVTLSPDTAYSSHSPLLHVKRGSVKAGKDAGEATFTVHHLGEERDIQVVITKARLTSLKASAKELVLKPGETMQLELIATWSDETERDVGKQAVWTSRNKSVVEVTDTGELTAIQAGASTIRADYGDRVVLVRVTVRPDEDALEKQTTQFANRLFLT, encoded by the coding sequence GTGGCAACGGTTGATGAGGACGGCACGGTTACACCGAAGTCTCCGGGCACAGCCGTCATTACCGTGACGACAGCAGACGGCAACAAGACCGCTTCGGCCGCTGTCATCGTCAAAAAGAAAAAAGCGGCTTTCCAACTGGAAACGTCCGTCAAGAAAATTCTCTTGCGCCCGAACGGCTCTGCCAGCTTCCGCGTTTTTGCCGTGGATTCGGAGGGCAAGCGCAAATCCGTCACGCTCTCCCCCGATACCGCCTACAGCAGCCACTCCCCGCTCCTCCATGTAAAACGGGGCAGCGTGAAGGCTGGCAAGGACGCAGGCGAAGCTACCTTCACCGTCCACCATTTGGGCGAGGAACGCGACATCCAGGTCGTGATTACAAAAGCAAGACTGACTAGCCTCAAGGCGTCGGCAAAAGAGCTGGTCTTGAAGCCGGGTGAGACGATGCAGCTTGAGCTGATCGCCACATGGTCAGATGAAACAGAGCGGGATGTCGGAAAACAGGCGGTATGGACGTCGAGAAACAAGTCGGTTGTGGAGGTAACTGACACAGGGGAACTAACGGCAATCCAAGCGGGCGCGAGCACGATTCGGGCAGACTACGGCGATAGAGTCGTGCTCGTGCGCGTAACTGTGCGGCCAGATGAGGATGCGCTGGAGAAGCAGACGACGCAATTCGCAAATCGTTTATTCCTGACATAG
- the dptG gene encoding DNA phosphorothioation-dependent restriction protein DptG, whose protein sequence is MRTILQIDKLITTLGKGKHDTGEVIAILPFSSKSAKEVRDHFFEVLGELVRNICELELKRKKRKPEDELSYTSNPVIEQILREIEYSADDEYDLERFLNQHLFGQDNRIKITHPYLYNLIPVPEKDVFKKFGHFIHNVLIQENEEIIALFKAKETNDILTELILNKLELPKREGIQKKEYQPLLDGFTKLYQEDLLYISKHKEYFISNFPLLTHFYIFIALHH, encoded by the coding sequence ATGCGTACAATTTTGCAGATCGACAAACTAATCACTACCTTAGGCAAGGGAAAACATGATACAGGAGAAGTAATAGCAATTTTGCCATTTTCATCGAAATCCGCAAAAGAAGTTCGAGACCATTTTTTTGAAGTATTGGGCGAGTTAGTTAGGAATATTTGTGAACTCGAGTTAAAACGGAAGAAAAGAAAGCCCGAGGATGAACTTTCTTACACTTCGAATCCGGTTATCGAACAAATACTCCGAGAAATTGAATATTCAGCGGATGATGAATATGATTTAGAGAGATTTTTAAATCAACATTTGTTCGGGCAGGATAATCGTATCAAAATAACGCATCCATATTTGTATAATTTAATTCCCGTTCCGGAGAAGGATGTTTTTAAGAAGTTTGGTCACTTTATTCACAATGTCTTAATTCAAGAAAATGAAGAGATTATAGCTTTGTTTAAAGCTAAAGAAACAAACGATATCTTAACGGAACTCATTCTGAATAAATTAGAGCTACCCAAAAGAGAAGGGATTCAAAAAAAGGAATATCAACCGTTGTTAGATGGGTTCACGAAACTGTACCAAGAAGACCTTTTGTATATAAGTAAACATAAAGAGTATTTCATATCGAATTTTCCGTTACTCACCCATTTTTATATTTTTATAGCTCTTCACCATTAA
- a CDS encoding ATP-binding cassette domain-containing protein, with translation MNDQHNTEWAVEARGLVKTFGDNRAVDGVDLKVRAGSIYGVLGPNGAGKTTTIRMLATLLRPDAGEARIFGYDVAKESHIVRQLIGVTGQYASVDESLSATENLIIFSRLLGLGRAEARRKAAELLEEFGLTEAAKRPLKHFSGGMRRRLDLAASLIAQPPLIFLDEPTTGLDPRTRSQMWDTIRRLVDTGSTVLLTTQYLDEADQLADRIAVIDRGRVVAEGTVDELKASVGTSALHLRVQHVRDIADAREMVEQVLKVRSSVTAEAGKVTAPIADADQVTDLLIALRTRGIPLAEISVQKPTLDEVFLTITGNGASENAPQASVQSNRMEGARV, from the coding sequence ATGAACGATCAGCACAACACGGAATGGGCAGTCGAAGCGCGGGGGCTTGTCAAAACGTTCGGGGACAATCGCGCTGTAGATGGCGTGGATTTGAAGGTGCGCGCCGGGTCGATTTACGGCGTGCTTGGGCCGAATGGGGCGGGCAAGACGACGACGATTCGCATGTTGGCGACTTTGCTTAGGCCGGATGCCGGGGAGGCGCGAATTTTTGGGTATGATGTGGCAAAAGAATCGCATATCGTCCGGCAGTTGATTGGCGTGACGGGGCAGTACGCCTCGGTGGATGAGTCGCTTAGCGCCACGGAGAACCTTATTATTTTCTCCCGGCTGCTTGGGCTGGGGCGTGCCGAGGCACGGCGCAAGGCTGCGGAGCTGCTGGAGGAGTTTGGGCTGACGGAAGCGGCGAAGCGTCCGCTGAAGCATTTTTCTGGCGGGATGCGCCGCAGGCTGGATTTGGCTGCGAGTTTGATTGCCCAGCCTCCGCTCATTTTTCTCGACGAACCGACGACAGGGCTTGACCCGCGCACGCGGTCGCAGATGTGGGATACGATTCGGCGGCTGGTTGATACAGGATCGACCGTGTTGCTCACTACGCAATATTTGGATGAAGCAGACCAGCTCGCCGACCGGATCGCGGTGATTGACCGCGGGCGGGTCGTGGCAGAAGGGACGGTGGATGAGCTGAAAGCATCGGTCGGGACTTCGGCGCTGCACCTGCGCGTCCAGCATGTGCGGGATATTGCAGATGCCCGGGAAATGGTGGAGCAGGTGCTCAAAGTTCGTTCCAGCGTAACGGCAGAAGCGGGCAAGGTTACGGCGCCAATAGCGGACGCCGATCAAGTGACGGATTTGCTTATTGCGCTGCGGACGCGCGGCATTCCGCTTGCCGAGATTAGCGTGCAGAAGCCGACCTTGGACGAAGTATTTTTGACGATCACGGGGAACGGGGCGAGCGAAAACGCGCCGCAAGCTTCCGTGCAGTCGAACAGAATGGAGGGAGCCAGAGTATGA
- a CDS encoding ISL3 family transposase, with the protein MSNQFTTDLIGLPSFQLSHWDKTTETDWVVTLTPNPASHLCPLCLKESTNHARPGYRLLRHRFIPSWGTVWVRVPVYRQRCHDCQITWTLEWDGIPYRGTATFAFRQMAVELCQKRDLLSVSKQLGICYTTLERWYYQLAPQLLAKPQDHLTPTMVCLDEFALQKGHKYGVNLMDAQSGHIWQVTEGRSREQVRQALMNWPFATPPQVVVTDLAPGMAETVRGVWKDATVVADKFHVIQLFSKSLEAARKRTRSRGTHRRGRHEQRLLHTPPDKLKPEEQEELKAWFAQDPHLERLYNALQHMRTVYAAQTEESGKEALQQWITEHLTSPTSAVRSIAKTIVQWRQSVQNYFSFRVTNAPIEGTHNKVKVIKRRAYGYRNIERFKIRIRLECKPAI; encoded by the coding sequence TTGTCTAACCAGTTTACCACAGACTTAATCGGCCTTCCATCGTTTCAACTTTCCCATTGGGACAAAACGACTGAAACCGATTGGGTAGTGACTCTCACTCCCAATCCAGCCTCTCATCTGTGTCCTCTCTGCCTGAAAGAGAGCACCAATCATGCTCGCCCAGGGTACCGTCTTCTTCGTCACCGCTTTATTCCTTCATGGGGTACTGTCTGGGTACGTGTTCCTGTATATCGACAACGTTGCCACGATTGCCAGATCACCTGGACTCTCGAATGGGATGGAATTCCCTATCGAGGAACGGCTACTTTTGCGTTTCGTCAAATGGCCGTTGAGTTGTGTCAGAAGAGGGATTTGCTTAGCGTTTCCAAACAACTCGGAATCTGCTATACGACATTGGAACGGTGGTATTACCAACTGGCTCCTCAGCTTCTCGCTAAGCCCCAAGATCATCTTACGCCTACTATGGTCTGTCTGGACGAGTTTGCTCTCCAAAAAGGACACAAGTACGGTGTCAACCTCATGGATGCACAAAGCGGGCATATCTGGCAGGTTACAGAAGGGCGTTCACGTGAGCAGGTTCGTCAGGCTCTCATGAACTGGCCCTTTGCTACGCCTCCACAGGTTGTTGTGACAGACTTGGCTCCTGGAATGGCTGAGACGGTTCGCGGTGTTTGGAAGGATGCCACGGTAGTAGCGGACAAGTTCCACGTCATTCAGCTCTTCTCCAAATCGTTAGAAGCTGCTCGTAAACGTACCCGTTCGCGGGGAACTCATCGCCGGGGTAGACATGAACAACGTCTGCTCCACACACCTCCTGATAAACTGAAACCTGAGGAACAGGAGGAATTGAAAGCCTGGTTCGCTCAAGATCCCCATTTGGAACGCCTTTACAACGCTCTTCAGCACATGAGAACGGTATATGCAGCTCAGACAGAAGAGTCGGGAAAAGAAGCACTCCAACAATGGATAACCGAGCACCTCACATCTCCCACCTCTGCCGTCCGTTCGATTGCAAAAACAATCGTTCAATGGCGACAGTCGGTTCAGAATTATTTTTCGTTTCGAGTTACAAATGCTCCGATTGAAGGGACACACAACAAAGTGAAAGTCATCAAGCGACGAGCCTATGGGTATCGCAACATCGAGCGGTTCAAGATTCGAATTCGGCTGGAGTGTAAACCAGCCATATAA
- a CDS encoding ABC transporter permease — translation MTSASWGKDMERPLRKRASFGQSLRHSLTMAYRGLLKIRRTPEQLFDVTLQPILFTLMFTYIFGGAISGNVQNYLPIIIPGILVQTVIATSIVTGVQLREDMDKGVFDRFKSLPIARIAPLAGALLADTVRYTIATVLTFVMGYLMGYQPGGGVGFVAIAGLLVIACSWAVSWIFAFFGVIARTASSVQGISMIVLFPLTFLSNAFVPVDTMPNWLQWFVNINPISHLVSAVRELANSGTIGTEFVLSLVSAAVIVAIFAPLTVRAYMRRT, via the coding sequence ATGACTAGCGCATCCTGGGGGAAGGACATGGAGCGTCCGTTAAGAAAACGGGCAAGTTTTGGTCAATCGTTGCGCCACTCGCTGACGATGGCCTATCGCGGGCTGTTGAAAATTCGGCGCACGCCGGAGCAACTGTTTGACGTGACGCTGCAGCCTATTCTTTTTACGCTGATGTTTACGTATATTTTTGGCGGTGCGATTTCAGGAAACGTCCAGAACTACTTGCCGATCATTATTCCCGGTATTTTGGTGCAGACCGTCATTGCCACTTCAATCGTCACGGGGGTCCAGCTTCGCGAGGACATGGACAAAGGCGTGTTCGACCGATTCAAGTCATTGCCGATTGCGCGCATCGCGCCGTTGGCCGGAGCGTTGCTAGCCGACACCGTGCGTTATACGATTGCGACAGTGCTCACGTTTGTCATGGGGTATCTCATGGGCTACCAGCCTGGCGGCGGCGTGGGATTCGTCGCGATTGCGGGGCTGCTTGTCATCGCCTGCTCGTGGGCGGTCAGTTGGATTTTTGCCTTCTTTGGCGTCATTGCGCGTACAGCATCAAGCGTGCAGGGGATTTCGATGATCGTGCTGTTTCCGCTCACCTTTCTCTCCAACGCATTTGTTCCGGTTGATACGATGCCGAATTGGCTCCAGTGGTTCGTCAACATCAACCCGATCTCGCATTTGGTCAGCGCCGTCCGCGAGCTGGCCAATAGCGGCACGATTGGCACAGAGTTCGTGCTTTCGCTCGTGAGCGCTGCCGTCATTGTCGCCATCTTCGCGCCGCTGACGGTCCGTGCCTATATGCGCCGCACATAA
- the tnpA gene encoding IS200/IS605 family transposase: MDKSSLAHTKWNCKYHIVFAPKYRRQVIYGKLRREIGKILRELCERKGVEIIEAEACVDHIHMLVSIPPKLSVSEFMGDLKGKSSLMIFDKFANMKYRYGNRQFWCRGYYVDTVGRNRKAIEEYIRNQLVEDKNYEQLTMKELVDPFTGESVKKGR, encoded by the coding sequence ATGGACAAAAGCAGTCTAGCACATACCAAATGGAACTGCAAATACCATATTGTATTTGCGCCGAAATATCGCAGACAAGTGATATACGGAAAATTAAGAAGAGAAATTGGAAAGATATTGCGGGAGTTATGCGAACGAAAAGGGGTGGAGATTATCGAAGCAGAAGCCTGCGTGGATCATATTCATATGCTGGTGAGCATCCCACCGAAATTAAGCGTATCCGAGTTCATGGGCGACTTAAAAGGGAAAAGCTCCCTGATGATTTTTGATAAGTTTGCGAACATGAAATACCGATATGGGAACCGACAATTCTGGTGTAGAGGGTACTATGTGGATACAGTGGGGAGAAACAGAAAGGCAATTGAAGAGTACATTCGCAATCAGTTAGTGGAGGACAAAAATTACGAGCAATTAACGATGAAAGAGCTGGTCGACCCGTTTACGGGTGAGTCGGTCAAAAAGGGCAGATAA